TTCTGATCTCGGTGCGGGGCCGGAGTTTCGACGCGCCCATCCGACGGAAGAGCATCTTCTACCGCTCTTCTTCGCCATGGGTGCCTCGGGCCATGAAGCGGCGCCGGAGCTGCTGCATCGCAGCTACTCCCACAGCACGATCAGCATGAGCTACTATCGCTTTCCGGCGGGAGAAGTCGTTTAGGCGTTCTGTGACTTCAGATAATCCGCGATCCGGGCGACGAGGCGGCGGGCGACTTCCGTCTTGTCCAGGTTTGGCCAGTCCTCGACACCTTCTGCACTGACGATCCGCACCGTATTCGCGTCGCCGCCCATGACACCTGTTTCCGGGCTGACATCGTTGGCCACGATCCAGTCCGCGCGTTTGCGCTGCAGCTTGCCGCGGGCGTTGTCCAAGAGGTTCTGGGTTTCGGCAGCAAAGCCGACAACTAACCTGGGTCGAAGGCGCTCGTGATGGCCGACGGTTGCCAGAATGTCCGGATTTTCGATCAGGTTCAGCTCAGGAGGCTGACCGGAGCCGTCCTTCTTGATCTTCTGAGCGCCTTCACTCGAGGCCCGCCAGTCCGCGACGGCAGCCGCCATGATGGCCACGTCTGCCGGCAGGGCCTTCCTTACGGCGGAAAGCATCTGTTCGGCTGTTTCAACGTGGACAACAGCAACGCCCAGCGGATCAGGAATCGAGACGGGACCTGAAATCAGAGTGACTTGTGCACCGGCGGCGGCTGCTGCTGCCGCAATGGCGTGACCTTGTTTGCCGGAAGACCGGTTTGCAATGTAGCGCACCGGATCGATCGGCTCGTGGGTCGGGCCGGAGGTGATGAGGAAATGCCGGCCGGCAAGCGGCAGCTCGGGCAGGTCCCGGGAAGGGGTCTCTGAAAGAAGGTGCTCGGCCGCGTCTGCAATCTCCATGGGCTCCGCCATGCGCCCGACCCCGGCTTCCCCGCTTTCGGCCATTTCGCCGGCATTGGGGCCAATGAACGCCAGACCGTCAGCCTTGAGTGTTGCAACGTTGCGGGTCGTGGCCGGATGGGACCACATCTTCGGGTTCATGGCCGGAGCGACCAAAACCGGCTTGTCCGTTGCCAGAAGAACCGCGGTGGCCAGGTCGTCGGCGATGCCGTGGGACATCTTTGCCATGAGGTCCGCGGTCGCTGGTGCAATCAGAACCAGGTCCGCGTCACGGGCGAGGCGAATATGGCCCACGTCCTGTTCAGCCTCCCGGTCAAAGAGTTCGGTATAGACTTTGCTGGCTGTCAGCGCACCGACGGCGAGTGGAGTGATGAATTGCTGCGCCCCTCGGGTCATTACGGCCTGGACCAGTGCGCCGCGCTCGCGCAGGCGCCGGATCAGGTCGAGCGACTTGTAGGCGGCGATGCCACCGGAAATGATCAGCACCACACGCTTGTCGGTGAGCATCTGTTTTTGCTCCTGATGGCCCGTCAGGTGCCGGACCGGAAATCTCTCGGCGCTGCGGAAATCACCTGGGTGCCGCTGCCGGTGAGCTGATAGACCGCAAGTCCGCGCTCGTTCTGGCCGTTTGACTTGAACCGGAACAGGCCGTCAATCCCGATGAAGCCGTCCTGATTGGTCAGCACACTTGTCGCGAAGCGCTGCGGCCCTGCAGAACGAACAAGCCCGGCTGCCAGGGTCACCCCGTCATAGGCAAGCGTGGCGTTGCGTGGAGGCGGCGTACCATAGGCACCCTGATAGCGGCTGGCGAAGGCCTGAAAGCCCTTGTCTTCAGGGCCCGGATACCAACTGCCGACCATGAGCGGGTTCGACTTCATGTCCGCCGTATCCCACTGGCCGCTTCCCAGGACCTTGACCTGGCCTAGATTGGCGCCCGATGACGTCAATGTCTGCATGACCACCGGAGCGACGCCGCCGCCTGCAGGAATGAATAGGCTGTCGATCTGACCCATGGCCGACGACAGCGCCTGGGTTTTGGCAAGCAGGTCCGCGGTGTCTGTTCCGTTGAGCTTGTAGCGCTGGATCGAGACAATCCGGCCGGCTGTCCTGCCGACTTCCTGCCGGAAGGCGGCTTCGATGACGGCACCATAGGTGTCATCCGGGATCAACGCCGCATAGGAGCGTTTCGACTGGCTGGCTGCATAACCGATAATCCGCCGGACATCGGTCTGGGGCAGGAAGCTCAGCAGATAGACACCGCGCGAGGCAACGGAAACATCGGTCGAGAAAGCGACAACCGGGACACCGGAGGATTTCGCCACGGTGGCAGCACCCGAAACGGCCGGCGCGAAGACCGGGCCGAGGATCAATTCAGCGCCCTCAGCAATGGCTGCCTGCGCCGCCGCCTGGCCGCCCTGGGCCGTGCCGGCCGTGTCCTTGACCAAAAGCTGGACATCCGCATTCGGGAAATTGGCAAGGGCGAGCTCGGCGGCATTCTTGAACACTGTGGCAATGGAGGTCGCGCTGCCGCCGCCGGTCATGGGCAGTAGCAAGCCGACACGCACGCTGCCGGTACCGACAACTTCGCCTGTGGTCGTGACCGGCTCGCCGGCGTTGATCGACTCACCTGGATAGGAGCCGAGCGTGGATCCCATGCAACCGGCAAGCGTCAGAGCGCCAAGACCGACAAATCCTGCACGCAGATATGTCTTCAGTCTTCCTGCGGTCCGGCTCAAACCGGTGAATGCGCCTGTGTCGATCAATTCTGCCTCCTCGAGCACCTTTTCAAACACTTACGGATTCACCGTGCGTCTGTCCAGTTTCCACGCCTCTCTTGGCGGGGCCTGATGTCCCCGGATTTGCGCTTGCGCTTGGGTTCACTCACCATTAGCCAGAGACATGGACCATTTTTAGCCGGCATTGGGGCATCGC
This sequence is a window from Labrenzia sp. CE80. Protein-coding genes within it:
- the coaBC gene encoding bifunctional phosphopantothenoylcysteine decarboxylase/phosphopantothenate--cysteine ligase CoaBC — translated: MLTDKRVVLIISGGIAAYKSLDLIRRLRERGALVQAVMTRGAQQFITPLAVGALTASKVYTELFDREAEQDVGHIRLARDADLVLIAPATADLMAKMSHGIADDLATAVLLATDKPVLVAPAMNPKMWSHPATTRNVATLKADGLAFIGPNAGEMAESGEAGVGRMAEPMEIADAAEHLLSETPSRDLPELPLAGRHFLITSGPTHEPIDPVRYIANRSSGKQGHAIAAAAAAAGAQVTLISGPVSIPDPLGVAVVHVETAEQMLSAVRKALPADVAIMAAAVADWRASSEGAQKIKKDGSGQPPELNLIENPDILATVGHHERLRPRLVVGFAAETQNLLDNARGKLQRKRADWIVANDVSPETGVMGGDANTVRIVSAEGVEDWPNLDKTEVARRLVARIADYLKSQNA
- a CDS encoding penicillin-binding protein activator, giving the protein MFEKVLEEAELIDTGAFTGLSRTAGRLKTYLRAGFVGLGALTLAGCMGSTLGSYPGESINAGEPVTTTGEVVGTGSVRVGLLLPMTGGGSATSIATVFKNAAELALANFPNADVQLLVKDTAGTAQGGQAAAQAAIAEGAELILGPVFAPAVSGAATVAKSSGVPVVAFSTDVSVASRGVYLLSFLPQTDVRRIIGYAASQSKRSYAALIPDDTYGAVIEAAFRQEVGRTAGRIVSIQRYKLNGTDTADLLAKTQALSSAMGQIDSLFIPAGGGVAPVVMQTLTSSGANLGQVKVLGSGQWDTADMKSNPLMVGSWYPGPEDKGFQAFASRYQGAYGTPPPRNATLAYDGVTLAAGLVRSAGPQRFATSVLTNQDGFIGIDGLFRFKSNGQNERGLAVYQLTGSGTQVISAAPRDFRSGT